A single region of the Halopiger xanaduensis SH-6 genome encodes:
- a CDS encoding DUF5800 family protein: MTTLAFDDDGVDVVYEGTEFRLERELIEEATEKSYYDVTDHEVLKIVAEQPNLQGEPRRVGDILD, encoded by the coding sequence ATGACGACCCTCGCGTTCGACGATGACGGCGTCGACGTCGTGTATGAAGGGACCGAATTCCGCCTCGAGCGGGAGCTGATCGAGGAGGCGACGGAAAAGTCCTACTACGACGTCACCGACCACGAAGTGCTGAAGATCGTCGCAGAGCAGCCGAACCTGCAAGGCGAACCCCGCCGCGTCGGCGACATTCTCGACTGA
- a CDS encoding methyl-accepting chemotaxis protein, with product MVAITALFDVVGVGAFAVGGALAIRNYLEFELEAGFWSNVAFGCFLGALWAGVVAAEWLGISGGFWDLLSLILLGITTGVFAITSTGSLSAVVDLKRERRSVEASRREAVAAKEAADRRREEAEASRAEAEESRRDAEDARSVAESSKREAEALTESLQRTATDFKGTMEAAAAGDLTRRLDPESESEAMTAIATAFNAMLADLERTMLELRAFSTEVATESTAVTESASDVERASQQVSESVQSIATTNAEQTRSLQTVADEMGDLSATIEEVASSADGVASTATEAAERGEAGRANARDAADAMADIRQTSEETVAKVEALDEDIGEIIEIVDLIDRIADQTNLLALNASIEAATAGSAGSGFAVVADEIKSLAGEASEATQRIESQIANVRSSTTETVDEIQGMRDQVTDGVTTIEGSIDALEDITDHVETVHMSIQEVNRATDQQAASAQEVVSMVEDVVGASERTEDETQSVSAAAEEQTASIAQVSESTDAFAAQATELEDRLDAFEMTDAAGGAAVATDGENRGRID from the coding sequence ATGGTCGCAATCACCGCTTTGTTCGACGTCGTCGGCGTCGGTGCGTTCGCCGTCGGCGGCGCGCTCGCGATCCGGAACTACCTCGAGTTCGAACTCGAGGCCGGCTTCTGGTCGAACGTCGCGTTCGGCTGTTTCCTCGGCGCGCTGTGGGCGGGCGTCGTCGCCGCGGAGTGGCTCGGCATCAGCGGCGGATTCTGGGACCTGTTGAGCCTCATCCTGCTCGGGATCACGACCGGCGTCTTCGCCATCACGTCCACCGGCTCGCTGTCGGCCGTCGTCGATCTGAAGCGCGAACGACGCTCCGTCGAGGCATCGCGGCGCGAGGCCGTCGCGGCGAAAGAAGCCGCCGATCGGCGCCGAGAAGAAGCCGAGGCGTCTCGAGCCGAGGCCGAGGAGTCGCGACGCGACGCGGAGGACGCCCGAAGCGTCGCGGAATCGTCCAAACGGGAGGCCGAAGCGCTCACCGAGTCGCTCCAGCGGACGGCGACGGACTTCAAAGGGACCATGGAGGCAGCCGCGGCGGGCGACCTCACGCGACGGCTGGACCCCGAAAGCGAGAGCGAGGCGATGACGGCCATCGCGACGGCGTTCAACGCGATGCTCGCCGACCTCGAGCGGACGATGCTGGAACTGCGCGCGTTTTCGACCGAAGTCGCGACCGAGAGCACCGCCGTCACCGAGAGCGCGAGCGACGTCGAGCGGGCGAGCCAGCAGGTCAGCGAATCGGTGCAATCGATCGCGACGACGAACGCCGAGCAGACGCGGAGCCTGCAGACGGTCGCCGACGAGATGGGCGACCTCTCGGCGACCATCGAGGAGGTCGCGTCGTCGGCCGACGGCGTCGCATCGACCGCGACGGAAGCCGCCGAGCGCGGCGAGGCGGGCCGAGCAAACGCCAGGGACGCGGCCGACGCGATGGCGGATATCCGCCAAACGAGTGAAGAGACTGTGGCCAAGGTGGAGGCCCTCGACGAGGACATCGGGGAGATCATCGAAATTGTCGACCTCATCGACCGAATCGCCGACCAGACGAACCTGCTCGCGCTGAACGCCTCCATCGAAGCGGCGACGGCCGGCAGCGCCGGGAGCGGATTCGCCGTCGTCGCCGACGAGATCAAATCGCTCGCCGGCGAGGCCAGCGAGGCGACGCAGCGCATCGAGTCACAGATCGCAAACGTTCGGTCCTCGACGACCGAAACGGTCGACGAGATTCAGGGGATGCGCGATCAGGTCACCGACGGCGTCACCACTATCGAGGGAAGCATCGACGCGCTCGAGGACATCACGGACCACGTCGAAACGGTCCACATGAGCATTCAGGAGGTAAACCGCGCCACGGACCAGCAGGCGGCGTCGGCGCAGGAAGTGGTCTCGATGGTCGAGGACGTCGTCGGCGCGAGCGAGCGGACGGAGGACGAAACCCAGAGCGTCTCCGCCGCGGCCGAGGAGCAGACCGCCTCGATCGCGCAGGTTTCGGAGAGCACCGACGCGTTCGCCGCGCAGGCGACCGAACTCGAGGACCGTCTCGACGCCTTCGAAATGACCGATGCGGCCGGCGGGGCCGCCGTCGCAACTGACGGCGAGAATCGAGGGCGCATCGACTGA
- a CDS encoding SRPBCC family protein, whose amino-acid sequence MSSHSHSHSDDRRTGDEAPDVTTASDREGAASQGNVGRGERVASVALGGLLVARGLRRGSFGGAATALAGGALVYRGITGRSRLYRLLESSPVDTERLESQPMAETERPTVDRSITVGEDADELPAYWRDPDRLSRIVGEFAEISDVPGGDGHRWRVQGPLDRTFEWETRLVEDDEEQLRWEAREGASVPHEYAISFEPEPGGRGTIVTLEVEYEPPGGAVGDAAMDRLGFAPEIVAGRILGRFKSLVETGEIPTTEDSISARGRGDTV is encoded by the coding sequence ATGAGTTCGCACTCGCACTCGCACTCGGACGATCGGCGGACGGGCGACGAAGCACCGGACGTAACGACTGCGTCGGATCGGGAGGGAGCGGCGTCGCAGGGGAACGTCGGCCGCGGCGAGCGCGTCGCCTCGGTCGCGCTGGGCGGGCTCCTCGTCGCGCGGGGCCTTCGACGAGGGTCGTTCGGCGGCGCGGCGACCGCGCTCGCCGGCGGTGCGCTCGTCTATCGGGGAATCACGGGCCGAAGTCGGCTCTACCGGCTGCTCGAGTCGAGCCCCGTCGATACGGAACGGTTGGAATCGCAACCGATGGCCGAGACGGAGCGGCCGACGGTCGACCGGTCCATCACCGTCGGCGAGGACGCCGACGAACTCCCGGCGTACTGGCGCGATCCGGACCGGTTGAGCCGGATCGTCGGCGAGTTCGCCGAGATCTCCGACGTACCCGGCGGCGACGGCCACCGGTGGCGGGTGCAGGGCCCCCTCGATCGAACGTTCGAGTGGGAAACCCGACTCGTCGAGGATGACGAGGAGCAACTGCGCTGGGAGGCCCGCGAGGGCGCGTCGGTGCCGCACGAGTACGCGATCTCGTTCGAGCCGGAGCCGGGCGGCCGGGGCACGATCGTCACGCTCGAGGTCGAGTACGAGCCGCCGGGCGGGGCGGTCGGCGACGCGGCGATGGACCGACTCGGGTTCGCCCCCGAGATCGTCGCCGGACGGATTCTGGGGCGGTTCAAGAGCCTCGTCGAGACGGGCGAGATTCCGACGACCGAGGACAGCATCTCCGCCCGCGGCCGCGGAGATACGGTGTGA